A stretch of the Filimonas lacunae genome encodes the following:
- a CDS encoding ethanolamine ammonia-lyase subunit EutB, with translation MSYSCTIKQHTYRFPSLTVLLAKATPYRSGDALAGVAAESYEERVAAQMALADVPLKVFLQEVLVPYEKDEITRLIIDTHHVAAFAMVSHLTVGELRDWLLSDQASTVVLQQLAPGLTPEMVAAVSKLMRNQDLISVAKKCEVVTRFRNTIGLKGHLAVRLQPNDPSDSLTGIAAGIIDGLLYGSGDAVIGINPATDSPDITAALLNMLDQLRLRFDIPTQSCVLCHITTTIEMVKRNMPVDLAFQSIGGTEKTNASFGVNLGVLQEGYEATLSLQRGTIGNQVMYFETGQGSALSANAHEGMDQQTCEARAYAVARHFNPFLVNTVVGFIGPEYLFDGKQIIRAALEDHFCGKLLGLPMGVDVCYTNHAEADQDDMDNLLTLLGVAGCNYIMGIPGADDVMLNYQSTSFHDALYIRRVLGLQPAPEFAQWLLQQGIMDERGNMLPVPAGHRLLQGIK, from the coding sequence ATGAGTTATAGTTGTACCATAAAACAGCATACTTACCGGTTTCCCAGTCTTACTGTTTTACTGGCTAAAGCCACGCCTTACCGTTCGGGCGATGCACTGGCAGGTGTTGCAGCAGAGAGTTATGAGGAGCGGGTAGCGGCCCAGATGGCATTGGCAGATGTGCCTTTGAAAGTGTTTTTGCAGGAAGTGCTGGTGCCTTATGAGAAAGATGAAATTACGCGGTTGATTATAGATACGCACCATGTGGCTGCTTTTGCTATGGTTAGTCACCTTACTGTAGGTGAATTGCGAGATTGGTTGTTGAGTGACCAGGCTTCTACTGTTGTTTTGCAGCAGCTGGCTCCGGGGCTTACTCCTGAAATGGTGGCTGCTGTAAGTAAACTGATGCGCAATCAGGATTTGATCAGTGTGGCTAAAAAGTGTGAAGTGGTAACACGTTTTCGTAATACCATTGGTTTGAAGGGGCATCTGGCAGTGCGGTTACAGCCTAATGATCCCTCGGATAGCCTGACTGGTATTGCTGCCGGTATAATTGACGGTTTACTATATGGCAGTGGAGATGCGGTGATTGGAATTAACCCGGCTACCGACAGTCCGGATATTACCGCTGCCTTGCTTAACATGCTGGATCAGCTGCGTTTGCGCTTTGATATACCTACACAGAGTTGTGTATTATGCCATATTACTACCACTATAGAAATGGTGAAACGGAATATGCCGGTTGACCTGGCTTTTCAATCTATTGGTGGAACGGAAAAAACAAATGCCAGCTTTGGGGTAAACCTGGGGGTATTGCAAGAAGGGTATGAAGCTACGCTCTCGCTGCAAAGAGGAACCATCGGTAATCAAGTGATGTATTTTGAAACGGGCCAGGGGAGTGCGTTGTCGGCCAATGCTCATGAAGGCATGGATCAGCAAACATGTGAAGCAAGGGCCTATGCTGTAGCCAGACATTTCAATCCCTTTTTGGTGAATACGGTGGTAGGATTTATTGGTCCGGAGTATTTGTTTGATGGCAAACAGATTATCCGCGCAGCTCTGGAAGATCATTTTTGTGGCAAGCTGCTGGGGTTGCCCATGGGGGTAGATGTTTGTTATACGAATCATGCCGAGGCTGATCAGGATGATATGGATAATTTACTTACCCTGTTAGGGGTAGCGGGTTGTAATTATATTATGGGCATACCGGGTGCAGATGATGTGATGTTGAATTATCAGTCGACCTCCTTTCATGATGCATTATATATCAGGAGGGTGCTGGGGCTGCAGCCAGCTCCGGAATTTGCGCAGTGGTTGCTGCAGCAGGGTATTATGGATGAAAGAGGGAATATGTTACCTGTGCCTGCAGGGCATCGTTTGCTCCAGGGAATAAAATAA
- the pruA gene encoding L-glutamate gamma-semialdehyde dehydrogenase: MNLGYFNYPLPANEPVQSYAPGSPERASLKKALVELKKKPLDIPMYIGGRAVKTGKKIAIRPPHETSHVLGHFHMGDDKNVQQAIDAALKAKEAWANMPWEERAHIFLKAADLLATKYRAYINGTTMLGQSKNAYQAEIDSACELIDFLRFNVHYLSEIYRQQPASSPGIHNRMEWRPLEGFVLAITPFNFTAIGGNLPTSAAMCGNVVVWKPADTQVYSAQMFMRILKEAGLPDGVINLVYVNGPALGKACFTHPDFAGVHFTGSTGVFNTIWETIGKNISKYRTYPRIVGETGGKDFVLVHKSADVDVVVTALARGAFEFQGQKCSAASRAYIPSNLAAAVKSKLIATVNSMKMGTVENFGNFINAVIDEKSFHKITGYIDRAKDDKKASILVGGTYDKSEGYFISPTVIEVKDPRYPSMVEEIFGPVLSLYVYEADDFDKVLSLVDSTSPYALTGSILAQDREAVAKATAGLRNAAGNFYINDKPTGAVVGQQPFGGARASGTNDKAGSMLNLYRWLSARTVKETFNPPVDYKYPFLSEEE, from the coding sequence ATGAATCTGGGATATTTTAATTACCCGCTGCCTGCTAATGAGCCGGTGCAAAGTTATGCACCAGGTTCTCCGGAACGTGCTTCGTTAAAAAAAGCATTGGTGGAATTGAAGAAAAAGCCTTTGGACATTCCTATGTACATTGGTGGCAGAGCGGTGAAAACCGGCAAAAAAATAGCGATTCGTCCCCCGCACGAAACCAGTCATGTACTGGGGCATTTTCATATGGGCGATGACAAAAACGTGCAACAGGCTATTGATGCTGCATTGAAGGCAAAGGAAGCATGGGCCAACATGCCCTGGGAAGAAAGAGCGCACATCTTTTTAAAAGCAGCCGATTTGCTGGCTACCAAGTACCGTGCTTATATCAATGGTACTACCATGCTGGGACAAAGCAAGAATGCTTACCAGGCTGAAATTGACAGCGCCTGTGAACTGATAGATTTTCTCCGTTTTAATGTTCACTATTTAAGTGAGATATACCGTCAACAACCAGCTTCTTCTCCGGGCATCCACAACCGTATGGAATGGCGCCCGCTGGAGGGTTTTGTGCTGGCTATTACCCCGTTCAATTTTACGGCTATAGGTGGAAACCTGCCTACCAGTGCTGCTATGTGTGGTAACGTAGTGGTATGGAAGCCGGCAGATACACAAGTGTATTCTGCGCAAATGTTTATGCGCATTTTAAAAGAAGCTGGGTTGCCGGATGGGGTTATTAACCTGGTATATGTAAATGGTCCGGCTTTGGGTAAAGCCTGTTTTACGCACCCGGATTTTGCAGGGGTGCATTTTACTGGTTCTACCGGCGTGTTTAATACTATCTGGGAAACTATTGGTAAAAACATCTCTAAATACAGAACCTATCCGCGCATTGTAGGTGAAACCGGTGGAAAGGATTTTGTGCTGGTGCATAAAAGTGCTGATGTAGATGTGGTGGTTACTGCATTGGCCAGAGGAGCTTTTGAGTTTCAGGGACAAAAATGTTCAGCAGCTTCCAGGGCTTATATTCCTTCTAACCTGGCGGCGGCTGTTAAGAGCAAGCTGATTGCTACTGTTAATTCCATGAAAATGGGGACAGTGGAAAACTTTGGCAACTTTATTAATGCGGTGATCGATGAAAAGAGTTTTCATAAAATCACCGGTTATATAGACAGGGCTAAGGATGATAAAAAGGCCAGCATACTGGTAGGTGGTACTTATGATAAATCGGAAGGGTATTTTATCAGCCCAACCGTTATTGAAGTGAAAGATCCGCGTTATCCGAGTATGGTGGAAGAGATTTTTGGGCCGGTGCTAAGTTTGTATGTGTACGAAGCGGACGATTTTGATAAAGTGTTGTCACTGGTAGACTCTACTTCGCCTTATGCGCTTACAGGTTCTATACTGGCGCAGGATAGGGAAGCGGTGGCTAAAGCTACAGCAGGTTTGCGTAATGCTGCGGGTAACTTCTACATTAATGATAAACCTACCGGTGCGGTAGTAGGTCAGCAGCCATTTGGTGGAGCCCGGGCCAGCGGCACCAATGATAAGGCGGGTAGTATGCTGAATTTATACCGTTGGTTGAGTGCACGTACGGTGAAAGAGACGTTTAATCCCCCGGTGGATTATAAATATCCATTCCTGTCTGAAGAAGAATAA
- the eat gene encoding ethanolamine permease, with translation MPTNASELQKVLRPIHIWAIAVGLVISGEYFGWNYGWGTSGTVGFLIATLIITVLYVCFIFSFTELTTAVPHAGGPFAYAYRAMGPLGGLIAGYASLIEFLFAAPAIAYALGSYVHFLYPSVPVLYTAIGCYILFTFINLLGIKESAVFSVIVTLLAVVELLIYLGIVAPAFKWVNFMAHALPVQWSGLFAALPFAIWLYVCIEGVAMVAEEVRDIKKDIPRGYISGILTLTVLALAVMIFTGGITDWRLLSNIDYPLPESIGIVLGKNSSITRLFAGIGLFGLIASFHSIIISYSRQLFALGRSNFLPAILARVHSRFKTPHLALFVGGVLGLLAIRYLDTQKLVIISTLGAVVMYITSMISLFVLRVKEPELHRPFTAPLYPFMPAVALVLSLVCCVTICWFYPMLSALFFIGLVIVTALFYLTGRHRIPSIV, from the coding sequence ATGCCAACTAACGCTTCTGAACTTCAAAAAGTGCTCAGGCCTATCCATATTTGGGCTATTGCTGTGGGGCTGGTGATATCAGGTGAATATTTCGGCTGGAACTATGGGTGGGGCACTTCTGGTACCGTAGGCTTTTTAATAGCTACCCTTATCATCACCGTACTGTATGTATGTTTCATTTTCAGTTTCACGGAGTTAACTACAGCTGTTCCGCATGCGGGTGGGCCGTTTGCCTATGCTTACCGGGCTATGGGGCCGCTGGGGGGATTGATTGCAGGGTATGCTTCGTTAATTGAGTTTTTATTTGCAGCGCCGGCTATTGCCTATGCGTTGGGTAGCTATGTACATTTTTTGTATCCTTCTGTGCCTGTTTTATATACAGCAATTGGTTGTTACATCCTGTTTACTTTCATAAACCTGCTGGGTATAAAAGAGTCGGCAGTATTTTCTGTAATAGTTACCCTGCTTGCTGTGGTGGAGCTTTTAATATACCTGGGTATTGTGGCCCCTGCTTTTAAATGGGTAAATTTTATGGCGCATGCTTTACCGGTGCAATGGAGCGGACTGTTTGCGGCTTTGCCGTTTGCCATATGGCTGTATGTGTGTATTGAAGGAGTGGCTATGGTGGCGGAAGAAGTGCGTGACATTAAAAAGGATATTCCGCGGGGATATATTTCTGGTATTTTAACGTTGACTGTGCTGGCGCTTGCAGTGATGATTTTTACCGGGGGAATTACAGACTGGAGGTTATTGTCGAATATAGATTATCCTTTACCTGAATCGATAGGTATTGTGTTGGGGAAGAATAGCAGCATTACCCGGTTGTTTGCGGGTATAGGGTTGTTTGGACTGATTGCTTCGTTTCATAGTATTATTATCAGTTATTCGCGGCAGCTGTTTGCGCTGGGCAGAAGTAATTTTTTGCCGGCTATACTGGCACGAGTACACAGTCGTTTTAAAACGCCGCACCTCGCTTTGTTTGTGGGTGGCGTATTGGGCCTGCTGGCAATACGATACCTGGATACTCAAAAGCTGGTGATCATTTCTACTCTGGGGGCTGTGGTAATGTATATTACCAGTATGATCAGCCTTTTTGTGCTTCGGGTAAAGGAGCCGGAATTGCACCGGCCTTTTACAGCGCCGTTGTATCCGTTTATGCCAGCTGTTGCTTTAGTGTTGTCGCTGGTATGCTGTGTAACCATTTGCTGGTTTTATCCTATGTTAAGTGCTTTGTTTTTTATAGGGCTGGTAATTGTAACAGCCTTGTTTTATCTTACAGGTCGTCATCGTATTCCTTCTATTGTATGA
- a CDS encoding FKBP-type peptidyl-prolyl cis-trans isomerase: MKKIIVTFGALAALSGAFAQTKTTKPATGGVKKTTTKPATASGTQNITDTFSYAIAMSTASFFKDKGVNQVNMAMVQKAFEDVMKKNQPALTQEQMNQSIMNRMQSLQKDKTAVAHKQGQAFLAANKTKPGVVTTASGLQYTIIKEGTGPKPKLTDKVKVHYHGTLTDGTVFDSSVDRGTPIDLNVNGVIAGWTEALQMMPVGSKWKLFIPSELAYGDRDAGPTIKGGSALIFDVELLAIDAPETGANQ; the protein is encoded by the coding sequence ATGAAAAAGATAATTGTAACCTTTGGCGCTTTGGCCGCCTTATCTGGTGCATTTGCCCAGACCAAAACAACCAAGCCTGCTACCGGCGGAGTGAAGAAAACAACCACTAAACCAGCTACAGCAAGCGGCACACAAAACATTACCGATACATTTAGCTACGCAATAGCTATGAGTACCGCCAGCTTTTTTAAAGATAAGGGCGTTAACCAGGTAAACATGGCTATGGTGCAGAAAGCATTTGAAGATGTGATGAAGAAAAACCAGCCTGCACTTACCCAGGAACAAATGAACCAGAGCATTATGAACCGCATGCAATCCCTGCAAAAGGATAAAACTGCAGTAGCTCACAAACAAGGTCAGGCGTTTTTAGCAGCCAATAAAACCAAGCCTGGTGTGGTTACTACCGCCAGCGGCTTACAATATACCATTATAAAAGAAGGTACAGGCCCGAAACCTAAGCTTACCGATAAAGTGAAGGTGCATTACCATGGTACTTTAACCGATGGCACTGTATTCGACAGCTCTGTTGACCGCGGCACCCCTATCGATCTGAATGTAAACGGCGTTATTGCCGGTTGGACCGAAGCTTTACAAATGATGCCCGTTGGCAGCAAATGGAAATTGTTTATTCCATCTGAACTGGCGTATGGCGACAGAGATGCAGGCCCAACCATCAAAGGTGGCTCTGCTCTTATTTTCGATGTAGAACTGTTGGCTATCGACGCTCCTGAAACAGGCGCAAATCAGTAA
- a CDS encoding O-acetyl-ADP-ribose deacetylase, translating into MTTRNLKLLKGDITKVKVDAIVNAANSSLLGGGGVDGAIHRAGGSAILEECKMIRAKQGGCKTGEAVMTTGGNLPATYVIHTVGPVWNKGDVKEEQLLANAYRNSLALAVRNQVHTIAFPNISTGIYHFPKQKAAEIAIATVRAFLEQQDAVEVTFVCFDEENYNIYQQLLMRE; encoded by the coding sequence ATGACAACACGGAATCTTAAATTGCTGAAAGGAGATATTACTAAAGTGAAGGTGGACGCTATTGTTAATGCGGCTAATTCGTCTTTATTAGGCGGTGGAGGCGTGGATGGGGCCATTCATCGTGCAGGTGGCTCAGCAATATTAGAGGAATGCAAAATGATACGGGCAAAGCAAGGGGGCTGTAAAACGGGCGAAGCAGTGATGACTACTGGTGGCAATTTGCCGGCTACATATGTGATACATACGGTTGGGCCGGTTTGGAATAAAGGGGATGTGAAGGAGGAGCAGTTGTTGGCTAATGCTTACCGGAACAGCCTGGCGTTGGCGGTAAGGAACCAGGTACACACGATTGCATTCCCTAATATCTCAACGGGTATTTATCATTTCCCCAAACAAAAAGCGGCAGAAATAGCTATTGCCACGGTGCGGGCTTTCCTGGAGCAGCAGGATGCAGTAGAGGTGACTTTTGTGTGCTTTGATGAAGAGAATTATAATATATATCAGCAGTTATTAATGCGAGAATAA
- a CDS encoding DUF4382 domain-containing protein has product MNMKHLMMGAIATAASATMLFVACNKENSSSDGVVPQGKQSVSLFLTDAPGYFDNVYIDIQSVQVLVDTCDKSDDDRPGWGNGDKDSCKVWEDLQIRAGVYDLLQLRNGIDTLLASGVISEGKVRQIKIEIGNRNSLVKDSITYPLNLPGDKTSLTIVLKLKGNECERYAKGKSRLWLDFDVQKSIFQLRNNAFYLNPVIRWFIENTTASLQGSVKPQEAYAVISVYNGTDTAYALPGRNGEFKVRGLTAGTYSVFVNASNGYQDTTINSVVLGAGDNKKLNAIQLHK; this is encoded by the coding sequence ATGAACATGAAGCATCTAATGATGGGCGCCATAGCTACCGCCGCATCCGCCACAATGTTATTCGTGGCCTGTAACAAAGAAAATTCGTCTTCCGATGGTGTAGTGCCCCAGGGTAAACAATCTGTATCGTTATTTTTGACGGATGCCCCGGGCTATTTTGACAACGTGTACATTGATATTCAATCGGTTCAGGTATTGGTGGATACCTGTGACAAGAGTGACGATGATCGTCCGGGATGGGGTAATGGAGACAAGGACAGTTGTAAGGTATGGGAAGACCTGCAGATACGTGCAGGCGTATATGATTTGTTACAGCTGCGTAATGGTATAGACACGCTGCTGGCTTCGGGTGTTATCAGTGAAGGAAAGGTAAGGCAGATTAAAATTGAAATAGGCAACCGTAACAGCCTGGTGAAGGATAGCATCACTTATCCTTTAAACCTGCCGGGTGATAAAACCAGTTTGACTATTGTGCTGAAACTGAAAGGTAACGAGTGTGAGCGTTATGCTAAGGGAAAGTCAAGATTATGGCTTGACTTTGATGTACAGAAATCAATATTCCAGCTTCGTAATAATGCCTTCTATCTTAACCCGGTTATTCGCTGGTTCATAGAAAACACTACTGCATCACTACAAGGATCGGTAAAACCACAGGAGGCCTATGCCGTGATAAGTGTATACAATGGTACTGATACGGCTTATGCTTTACCAGGCCGTAATGGTGAGTTTAAGGTGCGTGGTTTAACAGCGGGTACTTATAGTGTGTTTGTAAATGCTTCTAATGGTTACCAGGATACGACTATTAATAGCGTAGTGCTGGGTGCGGGAGATAATAAAAAACTGAATGCGATTCAACTTCATAAATAA
- a CDS encoding L-histidine N(alpha)-methyltransferase, whose amino-acid sequence MQINTSGNAPQGLERTLTFREQFFDDVVTGLSCYHKHLDSKYFYDAAGDALFQQIMQCSEYYPTNCEMDIFMNKRSHIVHAISELLPPEYDVIELGAGDASKSKYLLQEMVNQNVSFTYYPVDISGNILLELEQQLPKSIPGLSMHGLHGDYMNMLKQATALSKKPKVVLFLGGNIGNFEPEAATQFCTELNSQLNPGDLILIGFDLKKHPMIILDAYNDKQGFTRAFNLNLLHRINRELKGNFAINQFEHYPCYDPSTGACKSYLISKVAQEVSINNEVSFLLNKDEPIYMEIAQKYSTSEIHFLASESGFTNMCEFTDSKGWFADHLWQV is encoded by the coding sequence ATGCAAATCAACACCTCAGGGAATGCGCCACAAGGACTGGAGCGTACGCTTACTTTTCGTGAGCAATTTTTTGATGATGTGGTTACAGGACTTAGTTGTTATCACAAACATCTGGACTCAAAGTATTTTTATGATGCTGCGGGCGATGCACTGTTTCAACAGATTATGCAATGTTCCGAATATTATCCTACCAACTGCGAAATGGACATTTTCATGAACAAACGCAGCCACATTGTGCATGCTATCAGCGAATTACTGCCGCCTGAGTATGACGTAATAGAATTAGGAGCAGGAGACGCCAGCAAATCCAAATACTTATTACAGGAAATGGTGAACCAAAACGTATCGTTCACTTACTACCCGGTAGACATTTCCGGTAACATACTCCTGGAACTGGAACAACAGCTGCCCAAAAGTATTCCCGGACTTTCCATGCACGGACTGCATGGCGATTATATGAACATGCTGAAACAAGCCACCGCCTTATCTAAAAAGCCGAAGGTTGTACTGTTTTTAGGAGGTAACATAGGCAACTTTGAGCCGGAAGCCGCGACACAATTCTGTACCGAGCTCAACAGCCAGTTAAATCCCGGCGACCTGATATTAATAGGTTTTGATTTAAAGAAGCATCCGATGATCATTTTGGATGCCTATAACGACAAACAAGGTTTTACCCGTGCCTTTAACCTCAATTTATTACACCGCATCAACCGCGAACTGAAAGGCAACTTTGCCATCAACCAGTTTGAACATTACCCCTGTTACGATCCCTCCACAGGCGCTTGTAAAAGCTACCTGATAAGTAAGGTTGCACAGGAAGTAAGCATTAATAATGAGGTAAGTTTTCTGCTGAACAAAGACGAGCCTATATATATGGAAATAGCACAAAAGTATAGCACCAGCGAAATCCATTTCCTGGCCAGCGAATCCGGTTTTACCAACATGTGTGAATTCACTGACAGTAAAGGCTGGTTTGCTGATCATCTATGGCAGGTGTAA
- the egtB gene encoding ergothioneine biosynthesis protein EgtB produces the protein MQLLNEYKKVRDRSAFICRPLKTEDYVVQPVVDVSPPKWHLGHTTWFFETFLLMPHCEGYQVFDADYNFVFNSYYESVGKRVIRTDRGNLSRPSVSDIYSYREYVDAAMEQWLTYELSPELTQLVLLGLNHEEQHQELLYTDIKYILGHNPLMPAYGEGPQLASINNTKEPISIKAGIYEIGHTGEGFSFDNELGRHKVYLQDFTILSGPETNADFLAFIESGGYQDFRYWHSEGWDWVQKNQVKAPMYWHWLDGEWQYYTWQGLQPLHAHEPVVHISYYEAAAYAAWKGMRLPTEFEWEIAATQFNWGRRWEWTESAYLPYPGFVKAPGAIGEYNGKFMVNQMVLRGSSDVTPPGHSRITYRNFFHPHLRWQFTGVRLAQ, from the coding sequence ATGCAATTGCTAAACGAGTACAAAAAGGTGAGGGATCGGTCTGCCTTTATTTGCAGGCCCCTCAAAACAGAAGATTATGTGGTGCAACCCGTGGTAGATGTAAGTCCCCCCAAATGGCACCTGGGCCATACCACCTGGTTTTTTGAAACATTTCTGCTGATGCCCCATTGCGAAGGCTACCAGGTATTTGATGCAGACTACAACTTCGTGTTCAACAGCTATTACGAATCGGTAGGCAAAAGAGTCATCCGAACAGACCGGGGCAATTTAAGCCGTCCTTCCGTATCTGATATTTATAGCTACCGCGAATACGTAGATGCCGCCATGGAGCAGTGGCTTACCTATGAGCTATCGCCCGAATTAACCCAACTGGTGCTGCTGGGTCTGAACCATGAAGAACAACATCAGGAACTCTTATATACTGATATTAAATACATACTGGGCCATAATCCATTAATGCCTGCCTACGGCGAAGGCCCACAATTAGCCAGTATAAATAATACCAAAGAGCCCATCTCCATCAAAGCCGGTATTTACGAAATCGGCCACACAGGAGAAGGCTTCTCTTTTGACAATGAACTAGGCCGCCATAAAGTATACCTACAGGACTTTACTATTTTATCAGGGCCTGAAACCAATGCCGACTTTCTCGCTTTTATTGAGAGTGGAGGTTACCAGGATTTTCGGTACTGGCATTCAGAAGGCTGGGATTGGGTACAGAAAAACCAGGTAAAAGCCCCCATGTACTGGCATTGGCTGGATGGCGAATGGCAATACTATACCTGGCAAGGTTTGCAACCTTTACATGCACACGAGCCGGTAGTACATATCAGTTACTACGAAGCAGCTGCCTATGCAGCCTGGAAAGGTATGCGATTACCTACCGAGTTTGAATGGGAAATAGCTGCCACTCAATTTAATTGGGGCCGTCGATGGGAATGGACCGAAAGCGCTTACCTGCCCTATCCGGGTTTTGTAAAAGCGCCGGGAGCCATCGGAGAGTATAACGGAAAATTTATGGTAAATCAGATGGTACTGCGTGGAAGTTCTGATGTAACTCCACCCGGACACAGCCGTATCACCTACAGAAACTTTTTTCATCCACACCTGCGCTGGCAGTTTACCGGCGTAAGGCTTGCCCAATAA
- the pyrR gene encoding bifunctional pyr operon transcriptional regulator/uracil phosphoribosyltransferase PyrR, translating into MKPILTAQQVALIVKRLARQILENHLQLENTVIIGLQPRGIFLSDRIVAALQELLPGKPVPYGKLDITFYRDDVRTNIHVANATDIPFSIEGKNVILVDDVLWTGRTIRASLDALLDFGRPAKVELCVLIDRRFSREFPIYADYVGRAIDTFAQNKVKVYWSEKDPQDEVVLL; encoded by the coding sequence TTGAAACCTATTCTAACGGCACAGCAGGTAGCCTTGATAGTGAAGAGACTGGCGCGTCAGATATTAGAAAACCATTTACAGCTGGAAAATACAGTAATAATAGGTTTACAACCCCGTGGGATATTCCTGAGCGATAGAATTGTAGCTGCTTTGCAGGAGTTACTGCCTGGAAAGCCAGTGCCCTATGGCAAGCTGGACATTACTTTTTACAGGGATGATGTGAGAACCAATATACATGTGGCCAATGCTACAGATATCCCTTTTAGTATTGAGGGGAAAAATGTAATTCTGGTAGACGATGTTTTGTGGACTGGCAGAACTATACGTGCATCGCTGGATGCTTTGCTGGACTTTGGGCGTCCTGCCAAGGTAGAATTGTGTGTATTAATTGACAGGCGCTTTAGCAGGGAGTTTCCTATTTATGCAGATTATGTAGGACGTGCTATTGATACATTCGCGCAAAACAAAGTGAAAGTGTACTGGAGCGAAAAAGATCCACAGGATGAAGTAGTGTTATTGTAA
- a CDS encoding DoxX family protein yields MSILHRLKHENSLNQPKWLVLLRMALGAMLFIKGITFMGDSSQLENLIANSQLRGQYSPLLATIISWTHLFGGLFILTGLATRYMSLIQIPILLGAVLFVNLPTFTLDNASELILSILMLVLLLVFVIEGSGKISADEYFRTYYRAGYHKVKVDI; encoded by the coding sequence ATGAGCATTCTACATCGATTAAAACACGAAAACTCGCTCAATCAGCCTAAGTGGTTGGTTCTGTTGAGAATGGCCCTTGGAGCAATGCTCTTTATCAAGGGAATTACGTTTATGGGCGACAGTAGTCAGCTGGAAAATTTAATTGCAAACAGTCAATTAAGGGGACAGTATTCACCTTTATTGGCCACTATCATATCCTGGACCCACTTATTTGGTGGTTTATTTATTTTAACCGGCCTGGCTACCCGTTACATGAGCCTGATACAAATACCTATCCTGTTAGGAGCGGTATTATTCGTAAACCTGCCCACTTTTACCCTGGATAATGCCTCCGAGCTAATCCTTTCTATCCTGATGCTGGTATTATTACTGGTGTTTGTAATAGAAGGCAGCGGTAAAATTTCGGCAGACGAATATTTCAGGACTTATTACCGCGCTGGTTACCATAAAGTAAAAGTGGATATTTAA
- the eutC gene encoding ethanolamine ammonia-lyase subunit EutC, with the protein MEKYTQPIWEDAWTALRAYTNARIALGRTGTAIPLKENLSFRLAHAHARDAVYAALDIENLKEALDVLSLPVVELQSQAMQRQQYLQRPDLGRKLSADSVGSLQQQANSPAHIAIILADGLSALAVQAHASKLLQQLVPLLQASGFSFTSIAIVQQARVAIGDETAALLQAQLSLMLIGERPGLSSADSLGAYITFAPRPGLTDESRNCVSNIRPEGLPYQQAAFRIHYLIQQAFALQLSGVQLKDDSLSQLPGT; encoded by the coding sequence ATGGAAAAGTATACTCAGCCTATATGGGAAGATGCCTGGACGGCTTTACGTGCTTACACGAATGCACGTATTGCATTGGGCAGAACGGGAACGGCAATACCGTTGAAAGAAAACCTGTCTTTCCGGTTGGCGCATGCACATGCCCGTGATGCGGTATATGCCGCTTTGGATATAGAAAACCTGAAGGAAGCATTAGATGTTTTGTCTTTACCGGTGGTGGAGTTGCAAAGCCAGGCTATGCAACGGCAGCAGTATCTCCAAAGACCCGATTTAGGGCGCAAGTTATCAGCAGACTCTGTTGGTAGTTTACAACAACAGGCGAATAGCCCTGCACATATTGCTATTATACTGGCAGATGGATTGTCGGCATTGGCTGTGCAGGCGCATGCCAGTAAATTACTACAGCAGTTGGTGCCTTTGTTGCAAGCCAGTGGATTTAGTTTTACTTCTATAGCCATTGTGCAGCAGGCCCGGGTGGCCATTGGGGATGAAACGGCTGCACTATTGCAGGCGCAGCTGTCTTTGATGTTAATTGGTGAAAGGCCGGGATTAAGTTCGGCGGATAGCCTGGGAGCCTATATTACTTTTGCCCCCAGGCCAGGCCTTACAGATGAAAGTCGTAATTGTGTATCTAATATCCGGCCTGAAGGTTTACCTTACCAGCAGGCTGCTTTCAGGATACATTATCTTATTCAGCAAGCTTTTGCATTACAGTTGTCGGGCGTGCAGCTGAAAGATGACTCTTTATCGCAATTACCCGGTACGTAG